The genomic window ATGCGGACGCGGTGCAGAAGGTGCTGGACCGGGGCCAGACCCCGGCCGGCATGCACCGCTCCATCTGCGTCGACGAGATCCTGGGCATCCTCAAACCCCAGCCTGGCGAGATAGGCCTGGATGCCACGCTGGGCTTTGGCGGCCACACACAAGAAATCATGCCCAAGCTACTGCCGGGCGGCCGCCTGTACAGCATGGACGTGGACCCCATCGAGCTGCCCCGCACCGAGGCGCGCCTGCGCAAGCTGGGTTTTTTACCCACCGAGCTGGTCATACGCCGTATCAACTTCTCCGAGCTGGCCACGCTATTGCCCGAGGCCGGTGGCGGTTTTGATGTGGTGCTGGCCGACCTGGGCGTGTCGTCCATGCAGATCGACAATCCGGCACGGGGCTTCAGCTTCAAGGCCGACGGCCCGCTGGACCTGCGGCTGGACCCCAGCAGCGGCCAGTCGGCGTCTGAACTCTTGCAATCCGTGACCCGCCAGCGCCTGCGCGATCTGCTGGTCGACAACTCGGACGAGCCCTATGCCATTCCGCTGGCGGCCGCCCTGCAAGGTCAGTACCTGGAGACCACCACACAGCTGGCCGACCTGGTGCGGCTGACGCTGGACCTGGCCTTCAAGCGCAGCATGCCCGAGGAAGAACGCCTGGCCGAGACCAAGAAGGCGCTGCAACGCACGTTCCAGGCCT from Rhodoferax sp. AJA081-3 includes these protein-coding regions:
- the rsmH gene encoding 16S rRNA (cytosine(1402)-N(4))-methyltransferase RsmH: MTDDATPHQRRVRYAGTHPKRFEDKYKELDPTRNADAVQKVLDRGQTPAGMHRSICVDEILGILKPQPGEIGLDATLGFGGHTQEIMPKLLPGGRLYSMDVDPIELPRTEARLRKLGFLPTELVIRRINFSELATLLPEAGGGFDVVLADLGVSSMQIDNPARGFSFKADGPLDLRLDPSSGQSASELLQSVTRQRLRDLLVDNSDEPYAIPLAAALQGQYLETTTQLADLVRLTLDLAFKRSMPEEERLAETKKALQRTFQALRIEVNDEFGVLDRFLALLPSCLNPGGRVAILSFHSGEDRRVKKAFQTGERSGVYSSVASDPIRASFDERRANPRSTSAKLRWAVMA